From Actinomycetota bacterium:
CGCGAGACCGCTCATCCAGAAGTACAGCGGGATGCCGACGAGAATGTTGAAGGGGAACGTCACCGCGAGAGCCATCGTGAAGTACACGCCCGGCTGAGCCTCCGGAATCGCATAGCGGACTATGGCCGGTACCACTATGTAGGACGCGCTTGAAGCCAGCACCGCGACCAGCACGGCATCGCCCTGGCTCAGCCCAAGGAGCCGGCCGAGCCCCAGAGCGAGACTGGCGTTGACCACCGGCATTACGCCAGCGAACCCGATCAGGAAGCGCCCCACGAGCGCTTGCGACTCGAGCAGCTGGCGCGCGACCAGCAGACCCAGTTCGAGCAAGAAGAACGCGAGGATGCCCTTGAAGATGTCAGCCGTGAACGGCTGCATCATCTCCTTCCCCCGCTCGCCGGTGACGAAGCCGATGAGCAGGCTGCCGATCAGCAGGAGGTGGGCGCCGTCCGTGAAGGCTTCGTGCAACACTCTCTTCATGGACAGCGAGGACGGCCGCGGTGGATCCTCAAGCTCCGGACCTGCGTTGACAGCTGCCGCACCGTGGGCAACCGCCTGCTGGGCCTGCCGGTTTCGCGCGAGTGTGGCGAGCAGCACCGCCATGACGATCGCTGGCGATTCCATCAGTACCAACGCCACCGCCATGTAGCCGCCGAACTCGATCTCGTTCCGACCGAGGAACTGCTGGGCGGTGATGAACGTCACGGCACTAACGGAGCCATAGGTGGCAGCGATGGCGGCCGCGTTGAAGGGGTCGCAACGGCGGAGGCGCAGGATCACGAAGCTGTAGCACGGGACCACGCAGGCCATCAGCATCGCTGCGAGCAGAGCCAGCGCTC
This genomic window contains:
- a CDS encoding sodium-dependent bicarbonate transport family permease, with translation MPTQLVQGLLDPAILFFVLGVLIGAVRSNLEIPPALAKFFSLYLLVALGLKGGAELAIGGLPATGALALLAAMLMACVVPCYSFVILRLRRCDPFNAAAIAATYGSVSAVTFITAQQFLGRNEIEFGGYMAVALVLMESPAIVMAVLLATLARNRQAQQAVAHGAAAVNAGPELEDPPRPSSLSMKRVLHEAFTDGAHLLLIGSLLIGFVTGERGKEMMQPFTADIFKGILAFFLLELGLLVARQLLESQALVGRFLIGFAGVMPVVNASLALGLGRLLGLSQGDAVLVAVLASSASYIVVPAIVRYAIPEAQPGVYFTMALAVTFPFNILVGIPLYFWMSGLAW